One region of Mycobacterium riyadhense genomic DNA includes:
- a CDS encoding M13 family metallopeptidase, whose translation MTYAAIHSGIDLSHVDAGARPQDDLYGHVNGRWLSEYQIPADRATDGAFRALFDRAEEQVRELIAEASRASEASGSELGTDEQRIGDLYASFLDEEAVERAGVQPLLDELATIDEAADRDALAVAIGALQRTGMGGGVALYVDTDAKDSTRYLVHFSQSGIGLPDESYFRDEQHADILAAYPGHIARMFSLVYGGDSAEHADTAARIVALESKLAAAHWDVVKRRDAELTYNLRTFVELQTEGAGFDWAGWVTALGSTLEDVSELIVRQPDYLTAFAQLWAGEDLDDWKRWARWRLIRVRAPWLTRELVAADFEFYGRRLTGAEQIRDRWKRAVALVESLMGDAVGKLYVQRHFPPGAKARIDALVDNLQEAYRISISELDWMTPQTRERALAKLAKFTAKVGYPAKWRDYSKLVIDRDDLYGNYQRGYAVNHDRELGKLGGPVDRDEWFMTPQTVNAYYNPGMNEIVFPAAILQPPFFDAEADDAANYGGIGAVIGHEIGHGFDDQGAKYDGDGNLVDWWTDDDRTEFAARTKALIEQYEAYTPRALDKSHHVNGAFTVGENIGDLGGLSIALLAYQLSLSGAPAPVIDGLTGVQRVFFGWAQVWRAKTRDAEAIRRLAVDPHSPPEFRCNGVIRNVDAFYDAFDVADGDALFLEPQRRVRIWN comes from the coding sequence GTGACGTATGCGGCCATTCACTCGGGCATCGACCTGAGCCATGTCGACGCCGGCGCCCGGCCCCAAGACGACCTCTACGGTCATGTCAACGGCCGCTGGCTCAGCGAATACCAGATACCCGCAGATCGCGCCACCGACGGCGCGTTCCGCGCCCTGTTCGACCGCGCCGAGGAGCAGGTGCGAGAGCTGATCGCTGAAGCCAGCCGGGCCAGCGAGGCCTCGGGCTCCGAGCTAGGCACCGACGAACAGCGCATCGGCGATCTCTACGCCAGCTTCCTCGACGAGGAAGCCGTCGAGCGTGCCGGCGTGCAACCACTGCTCGACGAACTGGCCACGATCGATGAAGCCGCCGATCGCGATGCACTGGCGGTTGCCATCGGCGCCCTGCAACGCACCGGAATGGGCGGCGGCGTCGCACTATACGTCGACACCGACGCCAAGGACTCGACGCGCTACCTGGTGCACTTCTCGCAGTCCGGGATCGGGTTGCCCGACGAGTCCTACTTCCGCGACGAGCAGCACGCCGACATACTGGCCGCCTACCCTGGGCACATCGCCCGGATGTTCAGCCTCGTGTACGGGGGCGATTCGGCCGAGCACGCCGACACCGCCGCCCGCATCGTTGCGCTGGAGTCCAAACTCGCTGCGGCGCACTGGGATGTGGTCAAGCGCCGCGACGCCGAACTCACCTACAACCTGCGCACCTTTGTGGAGTTGCAAACCGAAGGGGCGGGCTTCGACTGGGCCGGTTGGGTGACGGCATTGGGCAGCACCTTGGAGGATGTCTCCGAACTGATTGTGCGCCAGCCTGATTACCTCACCGCCTTCGCCCAGCTGTGGGCCGGTGAAGACCTCGACGACTGGAAGCGCTGGGCGCGTTGGCGGTTGATCCGCGTCCGCGCCCCCTGGCTGACCCGTGAACTTGTGGCGGCGGATTTCGAGTTCTATGGCCGCAGGTTGACCGGCGCCGAGCAGATCCGTGACCGCTGGAAGCGGGCGGTGGCGCTGGTGGAGAGCCTGATGGGCGACGCCGTTGGAAAGCTTTATGTGCAACGGCATTTCCCGCCGGGGGCCAAGGCCCGCATCGACGCCCTGGTAGACAACCTGCAAGAGGCGTACCGGATCAGCATCAGCGAACTGGACTGGATGACGCCGCAGACCCGGGAACGTGCGCTGGCCAAGCTGGCCAAATTCACCGCGAAGGTTGGCTATCCAGCCAAGTGGCGCGACTACTCGAAGCTCGTGATCGACCGCGACGACCTCTACGGCAACTACCAGCGCGGCTACGCGGTGAACCACGACCGCGAGCTCGGCAAGCTCGGCGGCCCGGTGGACCGGGACGAGTGGTTCATGACCCCACAGACCGTCAACGCCTACTACAACCCGGGGATGAACGAAATCGTCTTTCCCGCGGCGATTTTGCAGCCTCCATTCTTCGACGCCGAGGCCGACGACGCCGCCAACTACGGCGGGATCGGTGCGGTGATCGGACACGAGATCGGGCACGGCTTCGACGACCAGGGCGCCAAGTATGACGGCGACGGCAACCTGGTCGACTGGTGGACCGACGACGACCGCACCGAGTTCGCCGCCCGCACCAAGGCGCTGATCGAACAGTACGAGGCGTACACGCCCCGGGCGCTCGACAAGAGCCACCACGTGAACGGCGCGTTCACCGTCGGCGAAAACATCGGCGACCTGGGTGGGCTATCCATCGCGCTGCTGGCCTATCAACTGTCGCTCAGCGGTGCGCCGGCCCCGGTGATCGACGGCCTCACCGGCGTGCAGCGCGTGTTCTTCGGCTGGGCACAGGTGTGGCGGGCCAAAACGCGTGACGCCGAGGCGATCCGGCGGCTCGCCGTGGATCCGCACTCCCCGCCGGAGTTCCGCTGCAACGGCGTCATTCGCAACGTCGACGCGTTTTACGATGCCTTCGACGTCGCCGACGGTGATGCGCTATTCCTCGAGCCCCAACGCCGCGTCCGCATCTGGAATTGA
- a CDS encoding helix-turn-helix domain-containing protein, producing MTLAADQRKPAPASPSQGSLQRPQANPSPHDPDQPVEFWSTAAIRSALEGGDIATWKSIAAALKRDPYGRTARQVEEVLDGARYGISKALWEVLDRARTHLEANERAEVARHVKLLLDRSGLEQQEFASRIGVTLQDLAAYLDGSVSPSASLMIRMRRLSDRFVRVKNSGTAESN from the coding sequence GGGTCCTTGCAAAGACCCCAGGCGAACCCGAGCCCCCACGACCCGGACCAACCGGTGGAGTTCTGGTCCACTGCCGCCATTCGTTCGGCGCTGGAGGGCGGCGACATCGCCACCTGGAAAAGCATTGCCGCCGCCCTGAAACGCGACCCCTACGGGCGGACGGCCCGCCAAGTCGAGGAAGTCCTCGACGGCGCACGATACGGCATCTCCAAAGCGCTGTGGGAGGTGCTGGACCGCGCCCGCACGCACCTGGAGGCCAACGAGCGAGCCGAGGTGGCCCGCCACGTGAAGCTGCTCCTGGATCGTTCGGGCCTCGAGCAGCAGGAGTTCGCCTCCCGCATCGGCGTGACCCTGCAGGACCTGGCCGCCTACCTCGACGGCAGCGTCAGCCCGTCGGCTTCGCTGATGATCCGGATGCGCCGGCTCTCCGACCGGTTCGTACGGGTCAAGAACTCGGGCACGGCCGAGTCCAATTGA